In Flavobacterium endoglycinae, one DNA window encodes the following:
- a CDS encoding RICIN domain-containing protein yields the protein MKKAYLLCVLILTVFVSQAQSVWKNVQIGGAGFVTGIIPSKTDANLKYARTDVGGAYRWDASTNRWIPLLDWTSVDQLGYQGVESLAIDPQNNNVVYMLVGTDYFNGQKTAILKSTDRGANFTETIVTSQFKAHGNGMGRSNGERLAVDPNNSNVLFCGSRRDGLFKSTNGGSTWSKVSSFPVTTTANDNGICFVIFDSASVSGGNTQTIYVGVSRTGASNLYKSTDAGNTWNAVSGATVNYMPQRAVLDSNRALLITYADKEGPWNPSSGQIWKLSATGTLTNITPSSFSGPFGGIDVDPSNSQRLIASSMNTYMAQYTNAQGNIIYADRFFLSTDGGASWRDLVGNSGINVLDNGCTWISGSSASIHWTGDIKFNPFNTNKASVISGNGIFTCDDLNASKTSWKFDAIGLEESVPLGLISIPGGPLMSVIGDYDGFKHTDVSVYAPQYKPAMGTTSGLAYASGNTNKIVRLGEYMYYSNNQGTDWIKTTAALAGPRGTVALSYDGTTILHVPESSSAMYRSTNNGASWTTVTGINFNTVAVSDAVTNNKFYAYNGSNGDLKVSTDGGASFNTVSNVGAWGSSLIRTVPGYAGHLWIAKNSGGLIRSVDGGTSFTTPSTAVSYASAVGIGKAKAGASYPTIYIWGTVSGVTGVFRSVDQGSNWTRVNDDAHEYGGTGNGNFVMGDMNIYGRVYMSTVGRGLVYGDDLAETAAYYTISNRSTGLLIDGMSRTTNGSNAGQWNYSGSSAQQWTLEYNGSEVMIKNRATGLYIDGMSRTGNPSIAGQWSYSGSEAQKWIQEDAGSGYFKFKNKATGIYLDGLGNATNGADLNQWSLSSSNNQQWSLTAVSSATLRLDASTESLQEQKFTVICSPNPFTSSFKIEINDYTEPIHVRIFDMNGKNVESAQVKDQSQLSMGNTLQSGLYIVKVEGTGGNLLQSFKMIKKTR from the coding sequence ATGAAAAAAGCTTACTTATTATGTGTATTGATTTTAACAGTTTTCGTTTCCCAAGCCCAGAGCGTTTGGAAAAATGTTCAGATTGGAGGGGCTGGTTTTGTTACCGGTATTATTCCAAGTAAAACAGATGCCAATTTAAAATATGCCCGTACAGATGTGGGAGGAGCTTATCGATGGGATGCATCTACCAACAGATGGATACCCTTATTGGATTGGACCAGTGTAGACCAGCTGGGTTATCAGGGCGTAGAATCGCTAGCAATTGACCCTCAGAATAATAATGTTGTCTATATGCTGGTTGGAACCGATTATTTTAATGGTCAGAAAACAGCCATTTTAAAATCAACCGACAGAGGGGCCAATTTTACTGAAACTATAGTAACCTCACAATTTAAGGCGCATGGAAATGGTATGGGAAGATCTAATGGCGAGCGATTGGCGGTAGATCCCAACAATTCTAATGTGCTTTTCTGCGGAAGCAGACGTGACGGATTGTTTAAAAGTACTAATGGCGGTTCGACTTGGTCGAAAGTATCGTCATTTCCAGTTACAACTACAGCAAATGACAACGGAATCTGTTTTGTGATTTTTGACTCTGCATCGGTTTCTGGAGGCAACACTCAGACTATTTATGTTGGTGTTTCCAGAACTGGGGCGTCTAATCTCTACAAAAGTACAGATGCTGGAAATACTTGGAACGCCGTTTCGGGAGCAACAGTAAATTATATGCCTCAGCGAGCAGTATTAGATTCCAATAGAGCTTTATTAATCACTTATGCTGATAAAGAAGGGCCTTGGAATCCTTCTTCAGGACAGATTTGGAAACTTTCTGCTACGGGTACTTTAACGAATATTACACCATCATCCTTTTCGGGACCTTTTGGCGGGATCGATGTTGACCCTTCCAATTCGCAGCGTTTGATTGCCTCATCAATGAATACTTATATGGCGCAGTATACCAATGCACAAGGCAATATAATTTATGCAGATCGTTTCTTTTTAAGTACAGATGGTGGTGCATCATGGAGAGATCTGGTTGGAAATTCGGGAATCAATGTCTTAGACAATGGCTGTACTTGGATTTCAGGATCTTCAGCATCCATTCACTGGACTGGGGACATCAAGTTTAATCCGTTTAATACCAATAAGGCCAGCGTAATATCTGGAAACGGTATTTTTACCTGTGATGATCTTAATGCATCAAAAACCTCGTGGAAGTTTGATGCTATTGGCCTTGAAGAGAGCGTTCCACTAGGCTTAATAAGCATTCCTGGCGGACCTTTAATGAGTGTTATTGGAGATTATGACGGATTTAAACATACTGATGTTTCGGTATATGCACCACAATATAAACCTGCAATGGGAACCACATCTGGACTGGCCTATGCATCAGGAAATACCAATAAAATTGTAAGACTTGGAGAGTATATGTACTATTCCAACAATCAAGGAACTGATTGGATAAAAACAACTGCAGCCTTAGCAGGACCACGCGGAACGGTGGCACTTTCGTATGACGGCACAACTATTCTACATGTTCCAGAATCTTCCAGTGCTATGTACCGTTCTACCAATAATGGAGCTAGCTGGACAACCGTAACAGGAATTAATTTCAATACGGTTGCCGTATCTGATGCTGTTACGAACAATAAATTTTATGCCTACAACGGAAGTAATGGAGATTTAAAGGTAAGTACAGACGGAGGAGCTTCTTTCAATACGGTTTCTAATGTTGGAGCTTGGGGATCTAGCCTGATTAGAACAGTTCCTGGGTATGCTGGGCATTTGTGGATTGCTAAGAATTCTGGAGGACTAATAAGGTCAGTTGATGGCGGAACTAGTTTTACCACACCTTCAACAGCTGTAAGTTACGCTTCAGCAGTCGGAATTGGTAAAGCGAAGGCTGGCGCTTCTTATCCAACTATTTATATCTGGGGTACTGTAAGCGGAGTTACGGGAGTTTTCCGTTCTGTAGATCAAGGCAGCAATTGGACTCGCGTTAACGATGATGCGCATGAGTATGGAGGTACAGGAAACGGAAACTTCGTAATGGGAGATATGAATATCTACGGACGTGTTTATATGAGTACTGTTGGAAGAGGTCTTGTTTATGGTGACGATCTTGCTGAAACTGCAGCTTATTACACCATTTCAAATAGAAGCACTGGACTGCTAATAGACGGAATGAGCAGAACCACAAATGGAAGTAACGCAGGACAATGGAACTATAGTGGAAGCAGTGCTCAGCAATGGACTTTAGAGTATAACGGCAGCGAAGTAATGATCAAAAACAGAGCTACAGGATTGTATATAGACGGGATGAGCAGAACGGGAAATCCATCAATTGCAGGACAATGGAGCTATAGTGGAAGTGAAGCGCAGAAATGGATACAAGAAGACGCTGGTTCGGGTTATTTCAAGTTTAAAAATAAAGCTACTGGTATTTACTTGGATGGCTTAGGAAATGCAACTAACGGAGCAGATTTAAACCAGTGGAGTCTCAGTTCAAGTAATAACCAGCAATGGTCTCTAACTGCGGTATCGAGTGCAACTTTAAGGCTGGATGCTAGTACAGAAAGCTTACAAGAGCAGAAATTTACTGTAATCTGTTCTCCAAATCCATTTACAAGCAGTTTTAAAATTGAAATAAATGATTATACCGAACCTATACATGTGAGAATTTTTGATATGAATGGAAAAAATGTGGAGTCTGCGCAAGTCAAAGACCAAAGCCAGTTATCAATGGGAAACACACTTCAGTCGGGATTGTATATCGTGAAAGTGGAAGGAACTGGGGGCAATCTTCTCCAATCATTTAAAATGATAAAAAAAACAAGATAA
- a CDS encoding alpha-L-fucosidase has product MYKKNKRKQLFTALCILCASFLQAQQKYQSPVTENTEKVAAGKFKPTWESLQQYKTPEWFRNAKFGIWAHWGPQCQPEQGDWYGRYMYDEGGAQYKWHVEHYGHPSKAGFKEVIKDWKAENWDPEKIVALYKRVGAQYFFAMANHHDNLDLWNSKYQAWNSTKVGPKKDIISGWAAAAKKQGLPFGLSVHAAHAWTWFETSQRSDKKGPYAGIPYDGKLTKKDGVGTWWEGLDPQELYAQNHPLSAGSAESITSLWGQWNWDNGASIPSAEYCENFYNRTMDLINTYKPDLLYFDDTGLPLYPVSDAGLKIAAHYYNTNMAAHDNKLEAVLFGKVLTPEQKKCMVWDVERGVPDQIQNEAWQTCTCIGDWHYSRAIYDGNGYKSAKTVIQMLIDIVSKNGNLLLNIPVRGDGSIDDKEIVILEDIAKWMAVNKESIFDTRPWKVFGEGPVADTSNPIKDAGFNEGKTSLSHKDIRFNQKNNLLYVSVMGVPSEDVVVKSLGKSKENRKIKSIKLLGSTEKVTWKQDNNSLVIEKPKFIPNNIAVVYKVQYANAAKSN; this is encoded by the coding sequence ATGTATAAAAAGAATAAGAGAAAACAATTATTTACAGCTTTATGTATCTTATGTGCCAGTTTTTTACAGGCACAGCAAAAATACCAGTCGCCGGTTACAGAGAACACTGAAAAAGTTGCTGCGGGGAAATTTAAACCAACTTGGGAATCTCTTCAGCAGTATAAAACTCCTGAATGGTTTCGTAATGCTAAGTTTGGAATCTGGGCGCATTGGGGACCGCAATGTCAGCCAGAGCAGGGAGATTGGTATGGACGATATATGTATGATGAAGGTGGAGCGCAGTACAAATGGCATGTAGAGCATTATGGACACCCATCTAAAGCAGGATTTAAAGAGGTTATTAAAGATTGGAAGGCTGAAAACTGGGATCCTGAGAAAATTGTAGCACTATATAAACGAGTTGGAGCACAGTATTTTTTTGCCATGGCCAACCATCATGACAATTTGGATTTATGGAACAGCAAATACCAAGCTTGGAATTCTACAAAAGTTGGACCAAAAAAAGATATTATTTCAGGCTGGGCTGCGGCGGCCAAAAAACAAGGATTGCCATTTGGATTAAGTGTTCATGCGGCTCATGCTTGGACTTGGTTTGAAACTTCACAGCGTTCAGACAAAAAAGGACCTTATGCTGGAATTCCTTACGACGGAAAACTTACTAAAAAAGATGGTGTAGGTACTTGGTGGGAAGGGCTAGATCCGCAGGAGTTATATGCGCAAAACCATCCGCTAAGCGCTGGAAGTGCAGAAAGCATTACTTCTTTGTGGGGGCAATGGAATTGGGATAACGGAGCCTCTATTCCTTCTGCAGAATATTGCGAGAATTTTTATAACCGCACTATGGATTTAATTAATACCTATAAGCCAGACCTTCTTTATTTTGATGATACAGGGCTTCCGCTTTATCCGGTAAGTGATGCGGGCTTGAAAATAGCGGCTCATTATTACAATACCAACATGGCAGCTCATGATAATAAACTCGAAGCAGTTCTATTTGGAAAAGTACTGACTCCAGAACAGAAAAAATGTATGGTTTGGGATGTAGAAAGAGGAGTGCCTGACCAGATTCAAAACGAAGCTTGGCAGACTTGTACCTGTATTGGCGATTGGCATTACAGCAGGGCAATTTATGATGGAAATGGATATAAATCAGCTAAAACAGTTATTCAGATGCTTATTGATATTGTCAGCAAAAACGGAAACCTATTGCTAAACATACCCGTACGCGGAGATGGTTCTATTGATGATAAAGAAATCGTAATTCTCGAAGATATAGCCAAATGGATGGCGGTAAACAAAGAAAGTATTTTTGATACTCGTCCTTGGAAAGTTTTTGGCGAAGGACCAGTTGCAGACACAAGCAATCCGATAAAAGATGCAGGTTTTAACGAAGGCAAAACCAGTTTATCGCATAAAGACATTCGTTTCAACCAAAAAAACAACCTGCTTTATGTTTCAGTAATGGGAGTGCCTTCAGAAGATGTTGTGGTAAAATCTCTAGGAAAATCAAAAGAAAACAGAAAGATAAAAAGCATTAAACTGCTAGGAAGCACTGAAAAGGTAACATGGAAACAAGATAATAATTCGCTGGTGATAGAAAAGCCAAAATTTATTCCAAATAATATAGCAGTAGTCTATAAGGTACAGTATGCAAATGCTGCCAAAAGTAATTAG
- a CDS encoding sugar-binding domain-containing protein has product MNNSILHHIHYLKKSMLFLCLLLLNFLSLYAQENVKRKQLFDDDWRFFLGEAAQASSDNFNDKDWRKLDLPHDWSIEGKVHPKNTTGAGGGYFPAGVAWYRKTFTVPDNWKTKKTAIYFEGVYMNSEVFINGKSLGVYPYGYSSFSYDLSPYLKYGEQNVIAVRVDNSQQMNSRWYSGSGIYRHVWLIQTNPVHIAQWGTGISTFEISSKKATVRVETKLINETESLQEITVTALIQNPNSNTAGHRETKVTLSPKSEKIVTQLIKVSNPALWSPQQPSLYKALVQVSKQKERLDENTTNFGIRSLAFTAENGFQLNGKTIKLNGGCVHHDNGSLGAVAFDRAEQRKVELLKASGFNAVRTSHNPPSEAFLDACDRLGLLVMDESFDCWKVGKNKYDYSNYFNVWWKRDLQAMVLRDRNHPSIFMWSIGNEIPEREDPDAVNTAKMLSEEIKKIDTSRPITSAIVNGGKNWDIFDPLMAQHDVAGYNYNLDKAPQDHIRVPSRIIVQTESYPKDAFKNWELVQKNNYIIGDFVWTAMDYLGESGIGRSYYSGEVPGEHWENDFFPWHGAYCGDIDLIGWRKPIAHYRGMLYNEKEKLYMAVREPAPEPLEIKQTWWSVYPTWESWTWPEYTGKNVEVEVYSKYPKVRLYLNDQLLGEKQTAEQQEFKAVFTVPYASGILRAVGVANEKEQESVTLKTAGEAVQIKLAADRKEMKADGQDLTYIAVELRDREGVLNPNADGRLTFKIEGPGTIQAVDNANLKDFEPYQSLTRKAWHGRALVIVRSAHQKGEIKVTVSGDGLQPQAITITSN; this is encoded by the coding sequence ATGAATAATTCAATTCTGCATCATATACACTATTTAAAGAAAAGCATGCTGTTTTTATGCCTGCTGCTTCTAAATTTTTTATCTCTTTATGCACAGGAAAACGTAAAGAGAAAACAGCTTTTTGACGATGATTGGAGATTTTTCTTGGGGGAAGCAGCTCAAGCCTCATCTGATAATTTTAATGATAAAGATTGGCGAAAGCTAGATCTGCCTCATGATTGGAGTATCGAAGGTAAAGTTCATCCAAAAAACACTACTGGCGCAGGAGGAGGATATTTTCCAGCTGGAGTGGCTTGGTACCGAAAGACTTTTACAGTGCCAGATAATTGGAAGACCAAAAAAACAGCGATTTATTTTGAAGGGGTTTATATGAATTCCGAAGTGTTTATTAATGGTAAATCGCTTGGGGTTTATCCTTACGGATATTCTTCTTTCAGCTACGATCTTTCTCCGTATCTCAAATATGGAGAACAGAATGTGATTGCTGTGCGTGTAGACAATTCACAGCAGATGAACAGCCGTTGGTATAGCGGATCAGGAATCTACCGACATGTCTGGCTAATTCAGACCAACCCAGTTCATATAGCGCAATGGGGAACAGGAATCAGCACTTTCGAGATTTCTTCCAAAAAAGCAACAGTTCGTGTGGAAACAAAACTGATAAATGAAACCGAATCGTTACAGGAAATTACCGTTACAGCATTAATCCAAAATCCGAATTCCAATACTGCAGGGCATCGTGAAACAAAAGTAACGCTTTCTCCAAAGAGCGAAAAAATAGTGACCCAGCTTATTAAAGTAAGCAATCCAGCACTTTGGAGTCCGCAACAGCCTTCCTTATATAAAGCTTTAGTACAGGTTTCGAAACAAAAGGAAAGGTTAGACGAGAACACGACCAATTTTGGCATTCGCTCCCTCGCATTTACGGCAGAAAACGGATTTCAGCTCAACGGAAAAACAATTAAGCTCAACGGAGGATGCGTGCATCACGACAATGGCTCTTTGGGTGCCGTTGCTTTTGACCGGGCAGAACAGCGTAAAGTAGAGCTTTTAAAAGCCAGCGGATTCAACGCTGTAAGAACCTCTCATAATCCACCTTCAGAAGCCTTTTTAGATGCTTGCGACCGATTAGGTTTGCTGGTTATGGATGAATCTTTTGACTGCTGGAAAGTTGGGAAAAATAAATATGATTATTCAAATTATTTTAATGTCTGGTGGAAACGAGATTTACAGGCGATGGTGCTGCGCGACCGCAATCATCCCAGTATTTTTATGTGGAGCATTGGAAATGAAATACCTGAAAGAGAAGATCCCGATGCAGTGAATACGGCCAAAATGCTTTCTGAAGAAATAAAGAAAATCGATACAAGTCGTCCGATAACATCGGCTATTGTTAATGGCGGTAAAAATTGGGATATATTCGATCCTTTGATGGCTCAGCATGATGTTGCGGGATACAACTACAACTTAGACAAAGCACCGCAAGACCATATAAGAGTACCTTCTCGAATTATAGTCCAAACAGAATCGTATCCTAAAGATGCTTTTAAAAACTGGGAATTAGTACAGAAAAACAATTACATCATTGGAGATTTTGTATGGACAGCCATGGATTATCTGGGAGAATCTGGAATAGGACGCAGCTATTATTCAGGAGAAGTGCCTGGAGAACATTGGGAAAATGATTTTTTTCCATGGCATGGCGCTTACTGCGGAGATATAGACCTTATCGGATGGAGAAAACCTATTGCACATTATAGAGGCATGCTTTATAACGAAAAAGAAAAACTCTATATGGCAGTTAGAGAACCTGCACCAGAACCTCTGGAAATCAAGCAGACATGGTGGTCGGTATATCCTACATGGGAAAGTTGGACATGGCCTGAATATACTGGAAAAAATGTTGAGGTCGAAGTGTATTCCAAATATCCAAAGGTTAGACTGTATCTTAATGACCAGCTTTTAGGAGAAAAGCAGACGGCCGAGCAGCAAGAATTTAAAGCGGTTTTTACCGTGCCTTATGCATCAGGCATCTTAAGAGCGGTTGGTGTAGCAAATGAAAAAGAACAAGAATCCGTTACGCTGAAAACAGCAGGTGAGGCGGTGCAGATTAAATTGGCAGCCGACCGAAAAGAGATGAAAGCCGACGGACAAGATTTAACTTATATTGCAGTCGAACTAAGGGATCGAGAAGGAGTTTTGAATCCTAATGCAGACGGACGCCTTACTTTTAAAATTGAAGGACCTGGAACTATCCAAGCAGTCGATAACGCGAATCTAAAGGATTTTGAACCCTATCAATCTCTTACAAGAAAAGCTTGGCACGGAAGGGCTTTGGTCATTGTGAGAAGTGCTCATCAGAAAGGAGAAATCAAAGTAACCGTTTCTGGAGATGGATTACAACCGCAGGCCATTACTATTACATCAAATTAA
- a CDS encoding glycoside hydrolase family 2 TIM barrel-domain containing protein, which translates to MIKKIFLIAVFFAVNLIDAQQVNDWENPAVNGINKEKPHAYGFLAEEKKNNPMLLSLNGMWKFNWSANPQSRPADFYRKDFSTDAWTTILVPASWELQGFGTPIYTNVAYPFKRDIPRVSGEPDESFITFKERNPVGSYTTSFKIPENWSNKQIFINFGGVQSAMYLWVNGHKVGYSENSMSPAEFDITPYIEKGDNKLAVEVYKYCDGSYMEDQDIWRLGGIFRDVDLIARPKTFIGDYFVKAIPDQSYSKAEVAIDVRLDNRHTENTSGLKVEVAIIGYSKSGDYIEKQFQAKVPVSLSDKGIFTLSTTLDNPKLWSAETPDLYKLVLQLKNKKNEIVDRAECYFGVRSIEVRADVFYINGKAVKLKGINRHEMHPRTGKYISRQFMVRDMELMKQANINMIRTSHYPDDPLFYELCDKYGFYVMDEANQESHAYGLGNKELGEDPLWKNTHIERAVSLVGRDKNHACVIIWSLGNEGGKGENMKAMADTIRKLDKTRLVFSDTHREISDLYDDSYLHPEDFKKLGEKIKDKPVIMREYAHVMGNSGGNLQEYWDVIYADPSLCGAAIWEWDEHGLPKAKDGSPFKLTQHPDDYTLKDSEFWAYGGDFGDKPNDGNFVMRGLVSSDRKPYPHYYEVQKVYQPVVFQMQDEKKTSIKVTNRFDFLPLQNFDIEYEYVCEGKSLQRSILNIGSVMPGASAVIDLPYLQNEQKAYSEICLNIYVRLKEAALWAETGYCIAREQFIVKPYGWKKDISGAKTVKVKETPAIIELKTDDMNFVFNKTNGDLTSWKIKDQEILVGPLEPYFWKTPNDNQKQSGYAKEFSKWKNATADRVVKKVSVTRQDTIATIKFDINFPRIGANYTLEYQLNGNGKLGTKAFYTPLNDTIGQIPKFGMRLRIPKNYNAVDWYGRGPYENYPDRKTASLLGAYHKELEHFIVPYPAPQDNANRSDVRWFLLESPNGNSIKVTGLQPLNFRAWPYTEDDLENARHDYQLARRDFINLNIDLNIHGVGGDDSWGAKTMEKYTNSGSKPYEFGFTLEYLQKQ; encoded by the coding sequence ATGATAAAAAAAATCTTTCTCATTGCCGTGTTTTTTGCGGTTAATCTTATAGATGCCCAGCAGGTAAATGACTGGGAGAATCCAGCTGTTAATGGCATCAATAAGGAAAAACCACATGCATACGGTTTTCTTGCCGAAGAGAAAAAAAATAATCCAATGCTTTTGTCTCTTAACGGGATGTGGAAATTTAACTGGTCGGCCAATCCGCAGTCTCGACCAGCTGATTTTTACCGCAAAGATTTTTCTACTGATGCCTGGACTACTATTTTAGTGCCTGCCAGTTGGGAATTGCAAGGATTTGGAACCCCTATTTACACCAATGTGGCCTATCCCTTTAAAAGAGATATTCCAAGAGTAAGCGGCGAACCCGATGAGAGTTTTATAACTTTTAAGGAAAGAAATCCCGTTGGCAGTTATACAACTAGCTTCAAGATTCCCGAGAACTGGAGTAATAAACAGATATTCATTAATTTCGGAGGAGTCCAGTCGGCAATGTATCTTTGGGTCAATGGACATAAAGTAGGCTACAGTGAAAATTCTATGTCGCCTGCCGAGTTTGACATTACGCCATATATCGAAAAAGGAGACAATAAACTGGCCGTAGAAGTTTACAAATACTGCGATGGCAGTTATATGGAAGATCAGGATATCTGGCGTTTGGGCGGGATATTCAGAGATGTTGATCTGATTGCAAGACCTAAGACTTTTATTGGAGACTATTTTGTAAAGGCAATTCCAGACCAATCATATTCAAAAGCAGAAGTTGCCATCGATGTTCGTTTGGATAACAGACACACAGAGAATACTTCGGGCTTGAAAGTTGAGGTTGCTATAATCGGATATTCAAAATCAGGAGATTATATAGAGAAGCAGTTTCAGGCAAAAGTACCGGTTTCATTATCCGATAAAGGAATTTTTACGTTGAGCACCACATTAGATAATCCGAAACTTTGGTCAGCAGAAACACCTGATTTGTACAAGCTTGTTCTGCAGCTTAAAAATAAAAAAAATGAGATTGTAGACAGAGCCGAATGCTATTTTGGCGTTCGAAGCATCGAAGTGCGTGCAGACGTATTTTACATCAATGGCAAAGCAGTGAAATTGAAAGGTATTAACCGCCATGAAATGCATCCGCGTACCGGAAAATATATCAGCCGCCAATTTATGGTACGTGATATGGAGCTGATGAAACAAGCTAATATCAATATGATACGCACCAGCCATTATCCTGATGATCCACTGTTTTATGAACTTTGCGACAAATACGGTTTTTATGTAATGGACGAGGCAAATCAGGAATCTCATGCTTACGGTCTTGGCAATAAAGAGCTGGGCGAAGATCCGCTCTGGAAAAACACTCATATAGAACGTGCCGTTTCGCTTGTTGGAAGAGACAAAAATCATGCGTGCGTGATCATTTGGTCTCTTGGCAATGAAGGCGGTAAAGGAGAAAATATGAAAGCAATGGCAGATACCATTCGCAAACTAGATAAGACACGTCTCGTTTTTTCGGATACCCACAGGGAAATATCAGATCTCTATGATGATAGTTATTTGCATCCTGAGGATTTTAAGAAATTGGGCGAAAAGATAAAAGACAAACCTGTAATTATGCGCGAGTATGCGCATGTTATGGGAAATTCAGGCGGTAATTTGCAGGAATACTGGGATGTAATTTATGCAGATCCAAGCCTATGCGGTGCCGCAATCTGGGAATGGGACGAACACGGACTGCCAAAAGCGAAAGATGGCTCTCCGTTTAAACTTACCCAGCACCCTGATGATTATACTTTAAAAGATAGCGAATTTTGGGCGTATGGTGGAGATTTTGGCGACAAGCCCAACGATGGCAATTTTGTCATGAGAGGACTGGTTTCTTCTGATCGAAAACCATATCCCCATTATTATGAGGTGCAGAAAGTCTATCAGCCTGTTGTTTTCCAAATGCAGGATGAAAAGAAAACAAGCATTAAAGTCACGAATCGTTTTGATTTTCTGCCGCTTCAAAATTTTGATATTGAATATGAATATGTTTGCGAAGGAAAATCTTTGCAGAGAAGTATTCTGAACATAGGTTCTGTTATGCCAGGCGCTTCTGCTGTTATTGATCTCCCATATCTTCAGAACGAACAGAAAGCTTATTCTGAAATCTGCCTCAATATTTATGTAAGGCTTAAAGAAGCTGCACTTTGGGCAGAAACAGGCTATTGCATCGCCCGCGAGCAGTTTATAGTAAAACCTTATGGGTGGAAAAAAGACATTTCTGGAGCAAAGACTGTAAAAGTAAAGGAAACACCTGCTATTATTGAGCTAAAAACGGATGACATGAATTTTGTTTTCAATAAAACCAATGGTGACTTAACAAGTTGGAAGATTAAAGATCAGGAGATTTTAGTAGGACCTCTAGAGCCTTATTTCTGGAAAACGCCAAACGATAACCAGAAGCAGAGCGGTTATGCAAAAGAATTTTCAAAATGGAAAAACGCGACAGCCGATAGAGTGGTTAAAAAAGTTTCTGTAACCAGACAAGACACCATTGCTACGATAAAGTTTGATATTAACTTTCCTCGCATTGGAGCCAATTATACATTAGAATATCAGCTAAACGGAAATGGAAAATTAGGCACAAAAGCTTTTTATACGCCATTAAACGATACTATCGGACAAATTCCTAAATTTGGAATGAGACTTCGCATTCCTAAAAATTATAATGCTGTAGACTGGTATGGCCGAGGTCCTTACGAGAATTATCCAGACCGAAAAACGGCTTCTTTGTTAGGGGCATATCACAAAGAGCTAGAACATTTTATTGTTCCTTATCCAGCTCCGCAAGATAATGCAAACCGCAGCGATGTACGTTGGTTTTTGCTTGAATCTCCAAACGGAAACAGTATCAAAGTAACGGGATTACAGCCGTTGAATTTCCGCGCTTGGCCTTATACAGAAGATGATTTGGAAAATGCCAGACACGATTATCAGCTAGCCAGACGCGATTTTATCAACCTTAATATTGATCTAAATATTCATGGTGTTGGAGGTGATGATTCTTGGGGAGCAAAAACTATGGAAAAATATACCAATTCTGGCAGTAAGCCCTATGAGTTTGGATTTACTTTAGAATACCTTCAAAAGCAGTAA
- a CDS encoding alpha/beta hydrolase, which produces MKDILKTKGIRTALLIMFMVAGKTFGQSKTINLWDKKVPGAIANADYKETNSDDSWMQRVTNPRLDVYPAPAEKATGTAVIICPGGGYSGMAIGHEGKQVAQWLNSLGITAFVLKYRLPDAAIMTDKSVGPMQDGQRAIRLVRSRAKEWGIDPKKIGIMGFSAGGHLASTLSTHFNAKVYESADATSARPDFSLLIYPVISMREEITHMGSRINLLGEKPSTEQVNNFSNELQVNSETPTAFLVHSMNDDAVPVENSIEYALALKKNKIPCELHIYEKGGHGYGLGKSGSTESDWSLACGRWLKAKGLIN; this is translated from the coding sequence ATGAAAGATATTTTGAAAACAAAAGGAATTAGAACCGCATTGCTTATTATGTTTATGGTAGCAGGTAAAACATTTGGACAAAGTAAAACCATTAATCTGTGGGATAAGAAAGTGCCAGGAGCCATCGCTAATGCCGATTATAAAGAAACCAATTCAGATGATAGCTGGATGCAGCGTGTAACAAATCCGAGATTAGATGTGTATCCTGCTCCTGCAGAAAAAGCAACAGGTACAGCCGTTATTATTTGTCCTGGTGGAGGTTATTCTGGAATGGCTATCGGGCACGAGGGAAAACAGGTTGCACAATGGCTTAATAGTCTTGGTATTACGGCATTTGTATTAAAATACCGATTACCAGATGCTGCTATAATGACTGATAAATCGGTTGGTCCTATGCAAGACGGACAGCGTGCCATTCGTTTGGTTAGAAGCAGAGCCAAAGAGTGGGGAATAGATCCTAAAAAGATTGGCATTATGGGTTTTTCTGCGGGTGGACATTTGGCATCTACTCTTTCTACGCATTTTAATGCAAAAGTATATGAGAGTGCAGATGCAACTAGTGCGCGTCCAGATTTCTCACTGTTAATATACCCAGTAATATCCATGCGCGAAGAGATAACACATATGGGATCGAGAATTAACCTTTTGGGCGAAAAACCATCAACCGAGCAGGTTAATAATTTTTCAAATGAACTGCAAGTCAATAGTGAAACTCCGACAGCATTTTTAGTGCATTCCATGAATGATGATGCTGTACCAGTAGAAAACAGTATAGAATATGCTTTAGCGCTAAAGAAAAATAAAATTCCTTGCGAACTTCATATCTACGAAAAAGGAGGTCACGGCTACGGACTTGGCAAATCTGGCAGCACAGAGTCGGATTGGAGTCTGGCATGCGGCAGATGGCTTAAAGCAAAAGGCTTGATCAATTAA